In Besnoitia besnoiti strain Bb-Ger1 chromosome IX, whole genome shotgun sequence, a single genomic region encodes these proteins:
- a CDS encoding hypothetical protein (encoded by transcript BESB_012730), whose protein sequence is MELPAGSQPPQEGSEEAMGEEEEDFDLYEGIDAADHLLVSSSPASLPSLSSSHPAAPASSSGGLLAEEGDICADLSGSKEGKSQEEDLVVLADELDLSSSSACPGALPVSPSGATNALGRGGFLETRLRGKRKKFAEKTGLTKIEVPLFLGPPPALPDLVADAAGATTNSVVLLSHLSLWQTDVSIREAAVQFGRVRAVRILNSALDGRSAGVALLQFVAADDAERSITKGLDQALQAKQQGPRQAKVTRLPSNLVAELDACPLSWTRGGPIPEALLERLFKLAGLPMPPRDSSSLSSSFFASYFSSHTDLSGAAPGRGDPPPRVLGSRAPEMRPQKTETRREKPRQTPSAPPAAYSILLSFLLAHALRAFRFPWLDPKVLQVIQESVERRRARRSRSDYSSSSGDESSSGCEDDEASATAEEERRRQQGGKSLPGSGALQSRNADPAAGASPRAAGADVSPGSSLPELPSSQFSPSCPARPLSQVHVPNPPPLPASPLSPPPLASSVSPSFSSSFSSFVPPPPPPPPAPGMGALQPPPPPPPADVSPALASNSHGASPSLSTPLHAAGGQGSFAPSGGGTNAAGGGLHSSSSYGASSSYASSYPPAGVAAPPPPSIVVLAPPPTAPQQQAKPAAACGAFSAPYAAPSGSSFPSYSYGEESSAPAGRGTGGVTLLRPAPRAAPRVGLVREEDSNIYAAGMSRADEGTGAAGAHRVHGSHADGASAAFPSGSASASSFQGAGYGSAAPFGSSSHSYAPPHSQTAYGHAAEGGERYLWGGQGQNLGGSADEAEPRGEKTGPYSFAASLQRPAAAAAPASQTPAPRPQAAAAKVKRQRQF, encoded by the exons ATGGAGCTCCCCGCGGGCAGCCAG CCGCCTcaggagggcagcgaggaggcgatgggcgaagaggaggaggacttTGATCTGTACGAAGGAATCGACGCCGCCGACCACCTCCTTGTGTCCTCTTcccctgcgtctctgccttcgctctcctcgtctcatcccgcggctccagcgtcttcttctggAGGCCTGCTGgctgaggagggcgacaTCTGCGCCGATCTATCCGGCTCGAAGGAAGGGAAAAGCCAAGAGGAAGACCTGGTCGTTCTAGCCGACGAGCTCgatctctcttcttcttccgcctgccCGGGCGCCCTGCCCGTGAGTCCCTCGGGCGCCACGAACGCCCTCGGCCGAGGCGGTTTCTTGGAGACGAGACTCAgaggaaagcgaaaaaaattCGCAGAAAAAACCGGACTCACCAAAATCG AAGTCCCGCTCTTCCtggggccgccgccggcactTCCGGACCTCGTTGCCGATGCTGCAGGGGCGACCACCAACAGCGtcgttcttctctctcaCCTCTCACTT TGGCAAACCGACGTCTCGatccgcgaggccgccgttCAATTCGGGCGCGTGCGAGCTGTGCGAATTCTCAACAGCGCCCTGGACGGTCGCTCAGCCGG ggtcgccctcctccagtTCGTCGCGGCGGATGACGCTGAGCGCTCCATCACGAAGGGTCTTGACCAGGC CCTCCAGGCTAAGCAACAAGGCCCCCGGCAAGCGAAAGTGACGCGGCTGCCTTCCAATCTGGTCGCGGAGCTTGACGCCTGCCCGCTGTCGTGGACGCGTGGCGGACCTATTCCTGAGGCTCTC CTCGAAAGACTCTTCAAGCTCGCTGGGTTGCCGATGCCACCGCGTgactcttcttctctctcctcgtcgttcttcgcctcctACTTCTCTTCGCACACGGACctcagcggcgcagccccggGGAGAGGGGACCCCCCGCCTCGCGTCTTGGGCTCCAGGGCACCGGAGATGCGTCCGCAAAAAACGGAGACAAGACGGGAAAAGCCTCGGCAGaccccctcggcgccgcccgcagcct ATTCGATTCTTTTGAGTTTTCTTCTCGCACATGCGCTGCGTGCCTTCAGGTTCCCCTGGCTGGATCCCAAAGTTCTGCAGGTGATTCAGGAGAGCgtggagcggaggcgagcgcggcggagccgcagcgacTATTCCTCCTCGAGTGGCGACGAGAGCTCTAGCGGCtgtgaagacgacgaggcaagcgcgacagcggaggaagaaagaaggcgtCAGCAAGGAGGAAAGAGTCTGCCAGGGAGCGGCGCCCTCCAGTCGCGGAACGCAGA ccccgccgcaggcgcgtcgccccgaGCGGCTGGTGCGGACGTGTCTCCGGGGTCCTCCCTCCCGGAGCTTCCGTCGTCTCAGTTTTCCCCGTCCTGtccggcgcggccgctctcgcAGGTCCATGTGCCAAATCCGCCGCCCCTGCCGGCTTCTcccctgtcgccgccgccgcttgcgTCTTCGGTGTctccttcgttttcttcctccttctcgtcgttcgttcctccgccgccgcctccccctccggCCCCGGGGAtgggcgcgctgcagccgccgcctccaccgccgcccgcagaTGTGTCTCCTGCGCTGGCGTCTAACTCGCACggggcgtcgccctcgctctctaCGCCGCTCCACGCAGCGGGCGGTCAGGGTTCGTTCGCCCCGAGTGGAGGCGGAACGAAtgccgcggggggcgggctccattcgtcctcttcgtacggcgcgtcctcttcctATGCGTCTTCCTATCCTCCCGCTGGAgttgcggcgcctcccccgccctccATCGTCGtcttggcgccgccgccgaccgcgccgcagcagcaggcgaagcccgccgcggcgtgtggCGCGTTCTCCGCTCCCTAtgccgcgccctcgggctCCTCGTTTCCTTCGTACTCCTACGGCGAAGAGTCTTCAGCGCCCGCCGGCCGTGGCACCGGGGGGGTTACCCTCCTgcgccccgcgccgcgcgcggcgccgcgggtggGTCTCGTGCGCGAGGAGGACTCGAATATCTACGCCGCGGGCATGTCGCGGGCGGACGAAGGGACTGGTGCGGCCGGCGCACATCGCGTCCACGGGTCGCATGCAGACGGCGCCAGCGCTGCATTCCCTTCGGggtctgcctccgcttcgtcgtTCCAGGGCGCGGGGTACGGCTCCGCGGCCCCCTTCGGCTCGTCGTCTCACAGCTACGCTCCTCCGCACTCGCAGACCGCCTACGGGCAcgctgcagaaggaggcgagaggtACCTCTGGGGGGGACAGGGACAGAACCTTGGCGGGTCAGCTGATGAGGCCGAACCTCGAGGTGAGAAGACAGGGCCGTACTCCTTCGCGGCAAGTCTCCAGAggccagccgcggcagccgccccaGCCAgtcagacgccggcgccgaggccgcaggctgccgccgcaaaGGTAAAGCGCCAGAGGCAGTTCTGA
- a CDS encoding PRELI family protein (encoded by transcript BESB_012710) codes for MKLFEKTFVFDHNWETVTSAFWTKYPNELQPHVLRVDTLDVDIDPEKQEFATRRLHSLKYSVPKWMECFFGGSSPVGFGLEEAYCSLPDKVLRLRSQNYTFSSFFRVDEECVYTPHPTDPSRTLYKQTATYKVFGLGAAINRALERAAVRSAEEKSSVGFSVVQSRASSLAEQGWWRRRCAACFQSLETAAVNATQHYRDLVKHVEASLYPRSGSASSQCSAPSAPPSPPSSPFPSASSLPSLLFDRFVAYPLLEPSLFAACAMSTSAKRFLLGRLLPPFVLPAEGRDPASSLFSVPSSLRASLLSLSPSIPLPLNALRPARAAAGSAQAPRLETGDGRAGAAEAGADVDCPCLRSAPGGTKPESTHEWLTRRQKEKSKADARVMAPEASAAQRGTVGGDLACGASSSSSESQETVGTTGGESGDGRAAGAAHPGWRQGSENEAGPCCGRGRPLLFPSLWRPSSRAPPR; via the exons ATGAAGCTCTTCGAGAAGACGTTCGTTTTTGACCACAACTGGGAGACCGTCACG TCGGCCTTTTGGACGAAGTATCCGAACGAGCTCCAGCCTCACGTCTTGCGTGTCGATACACTCGACGTAGACATCGATCCGGAGAAGCAAGAGTTTGCGACGCGCCGGTTGCATTCGCTCAAATATTCCGTTCCAAA ATGGATGGAGTGCTTCTTCGGCGGCTCGTCGCCTGTAGGCTTCGGCTTGGAGGAGGCGTACTGTTCGCTTCCCGACAAAGTTCTGCGTCTCAG GTCGCAGAACTACACGTTTTCATCTTTTTTCCGCGTTGATGAGGAGTGCGTCTACACGCCGCACCCGACGGACCCCTCGCGGACGCTCTACAAGCAGACGGCGACTTACAAAGTTTTTGGGCTCGGTGCCGCCATCAATCGCGCGCTGGAAAGA GCGGCTGTGCGCTCTGCGGAGGAGAAGTCGAGTGTCGGATTCTCCGTTGTCcagtctcgcgcgtcgtcgctcgcggagcAGGGctggtggcggcggcgctgcgccgcgtgttTCCAGTCTCTGGAGACCGCCGCTGTGAACGCGACTCAGCACTACCGAGACTTAGTGAAGCACGTGGAGGCCTCTTTGTACCCCCGCTCGGGCTCCGCGTCGAGCCAGTGCTCCGccccgtctgcgccgccgtctccgccctccagTCCCTTtccttcggcgtcttcgctgccttcgctccTCTTCGACCGCTTCGTGGCATACCCACTCCTGGagccttctctcttcgccgcatgcgcaaTGTCCACATCTGCCAAGCGCTTTCTCCTCGGCCGGCTTTTACCGCCGTTCGTTCTCCCTGCGGAGGGTCGCGAccctgcctcgtcgctcttctctgtgccctcttcgctgcgagcttcgctcctctctctctccccctcgaTCCCCTTGCCGCTGAACGCGCTTCGGCctgcccgcgcggccgccggctcggcgcaggctccgcgcctggagacgggggacgggcgcgcgggagccgccgaggcgggAGCCGACGTCGACTGTCCGTGcctgcgctctgcgccgggAGGCACTAAGCCGGAGAGCACACACGAGTGGCTGACAAGGAGACAGAAGGAGAAGTCAAAGGCAGACGCACGAGTGATGGCGCCAGAGGCAAGCGCAGCGCAACGGGGGACTGTTGGAGGCGATTTGGcttgcggcgcgtcgtcgagctCGTCAGAGAGCCAGGAGACGGTGGGGACGAcgggcggagagagcggcgacgggcgtgctgcaggcgcagcacaTCCGGGGTGGAGGCAGGGAAGCGAGAACGAAGCAGGCCCGTGCTGTGGGCGAGGTAGACCGCTGCTTTTTCCGTCTTTGTGGAGGCCGAgttcgcgggcgcctcctcggtgA
- a CDS encoding hypothetical protein (encoded by transcript BESB_012720), which produces MPARLGLLLEVRRRRRVCATQVASLPQSLFSFSVPVYSFSPFLAPARPHPEASLACAAPHASERSLVGRRLKGRAAPAASPVSASGSRRRSTAPIRERVCRSVGGSESRARRTEAPSPRAGASSPSSAAPVLRGFVPSASPAPLLSVSRPLYAASFATSSAAACVSAPAACWRAGVTSFALSLSQRRAAPDWVSAMVGKLKSSLATKSDYGKETGQKGTAAATDPLREHGLFGVASAIEQKASAFLSRLTDAQQRQLEKQGLLVSRFYRYLIISLMEKEGVFTFYDFYVWRKGCLEYLKAAEEEMQGIVGKSARKLADLGWEKLRPSTSPEFKEMELHLKILSHFTPEELSRDTAQHFTSGAIKNIAKAADTTVKNVKNVLLGHAIALTDRTWYMRLMEMRRPIPQTVEDYLLLAEIDRPYMIRLPYGERFFNYELEEALKKQRAANRYKSQRDVPRLGRRQHRVRRLFVPNERVAYDRWARMPQARLDAYGNFLFRLHQEPKGAVARARAAERAKQRAAMEADAECYSDAALSASRITLNNLPPGAFRRRTGMVRKSGEIHHLAPPEEPELREIFAAAVQREKDEKRKRELLMQENADTTQRREQDQNLHSWRVDGGLWG; this is translated from the exons AtgcctgcgcggctcggACTTCTCCTGGAagtccggcggcggcgtcgcgtgtgCGCGACGCAGGTCGCTTCCCTACCgcagtctctcttctctttctcggtCCCTGTTTATTCCTTCTCTCCATTTCTGgcgcccgctcgccctcATCCTGAagcgtctctcgcgtgtgcggcgccgcacgcttCAGAGCGCTCTCTGGTGGGGCGTCGCCTTAAAGGCCGAGCCGCCCCCGCAGCGAGTCCTGTCTCTGCGAGCGGGAGCAGACGGCGCTCCACGGCGCCCATTCGAGAGAGGGTTTGTCGCTCTGTGGGCGGcagcgagtcgcgcgcgagaaggacagaggctccttctccgcgtgcggGCGCATCCTCTCccagctccgccgcccccgtgCTGCGTGGCTTTGtcccctccgcgtcgccggcgccgctcctgTCTGTGTCTCGGCCTCTGTACGCCGCTTCCTTCGCCACTtcgtccgcagccgcgtgcgtctccgctcccGCCGCATGCTGGCGGGCCGGTGTGACGTCCTTCGCCTTGTCTCtttcgcagcggcgcgcagcgcccgacTGGGTCAGCGCCATGGTGGGGAAGCTGAAGAGCTCGCTGGCAACCAAGTCGGACTACGGCAAGGAAACAGGGCAGAAAgggacggccgcggcgacggacccgctgcgcgagcacggcctcttcggcgtcgccagcgccatTGAGCAGAAG GCATCGGctttcctctcgcgtctcaccgacgcgcagcagcggcaacTGGAAAAGCAGGGTCTGCTGGTCAGTCGCTTCTACCGCTACCTGATCATTTCCCTCATGGAGAAGGAGGGCGTGTTCACCTTTTACGACTTTTACGTGTGGCGGAAG GGCTGCCTCGAGTACCTCAAggcggctgaagaagagatgCAAGGCATTGTCGGGAAGTCCGCGAGGAAGCTCGCTGATCTCGGCTGGGAAAAGCTGCGTCCCTCGACCTCGCCCGAGTTCAAAGAAATGGAGCTCCACT TGAAAATCCTGTCGCATTTCACTCCGGAGGAGCTGTCTCGCGACACCGCGCAGCATTTCACCTCGGGGGCCATCAAGAACATCGCGAAAGCGGCTGATACAACAGTGAAAAACGTCAAAAACGTCCTTCTGGGGCACGCCATTGCGCTCACGGATCG GACTTGGTATATGCGCCTGATGGAGATGAGGCGTCCGATCCCGCAGACTGTCGAGGATTACCTTCTGCTCGCCGAAATCGACCGGCCTTACA TGATTCGGCTGCCCTACGGAGAGCGATTTTTCAACTAcgagctcgaggaggcgctgaagaagcaaCGCGCCGCCAACCGATACAAGTCGCAGAGAGA cgtgccGCGTCTGGGCCGCCGGCAGCACCGCGTCAGGCGGCTGTTCGTGCCCAACGAGCGCGTGGCGTATGACCGCTGGGCGCGGATGCCACAAGCCCGCTTGGATGCCTACGGGAACTTTCTCTTTCGTCTCCACCAAGAGCCCAAGGgagccgtcgcccgcgcgcgcgccgccgagcgcgccaAGCAGCGGGCGGCGATGGAGGCGGATGCGGAGTGCTACTCCGACGCCGCGCTATCTGCCAGCCGCATCACGCTGAACAACCTGCCGCCAGGGGCTTTCCGCCGGCGCACAGGCATGGTGAGGAAGAGCGGTGAGATTCACCACCTCGCCCCGCCGGAGGAACCCGAGCTCCGAGAGatcttcgcggccgccgtccaGCGCGAAAAGGATGAAAAACGCAAGAGGGAACTGCTCATGCAGGAAAACGCCGACACCACACAGCGAAGAGAACAGGACCAGAATCTCCACTCATGGCGCGTAGATGGCGGGCTGTGGGGGTGA
- a CDS encoding hypothetical protein (encoded by transcript BESB_012690): MGESSGPLGGPARPPPLVTERFPSMASRLSTLVSLSLSLVCCLSIYGGGSPEAPEAPEAASAGGEQCYPPSFSLPWISLSALGWFFVGRCIPVHRLPLLCVPEYVRASILKQVNDAKRTLHAKSEDGNDIDDRRQAKAFLLAVRNRSLGFLHATLISLLCLACVTLDSQLTSDRLYGCSPLFTVTGLLLAGYFVWDFFAIVRHWHADSPQWLLHCVISVIAVGNPFFVLPGEPPMPFYAASLALFELSTPFLALRYFLLKASPPEEKRPDGAKAAPQPLFYQLLSVAFFLAFFCVRIVWGIGCLFPELWVHLTGAEGVSFRPWRRNFYLVAMPIFAGLNLYWLFMIVVNVLLAKKRTRKSPDAPGAGKETSAEAQTAPAPAAGEHTTTEGGEGGGEIRCALRPGDAARID, encoded by the exons ATGGGCGAGTCTTCCGGGCCTCTCGGGGGGCCTGcacggcctccgccgctcgtcACTGAGCGGTTTCCTTCCATGGCTTCGCGTCTTTCGACTCTCGTCTCGCTCAGCCTCTCTCTGGTGTGCTGCCTCTCCATctacggcggcggctcgcctgaggcgcctgaggcgcctgaggcggctTCCGCGGGCGGAGAGCAGTGCTATCCGCCGAGTTTTTCGCTTCCGTGGATCTCTCTCTCAGCGCTGGGGTGGTTCTTCGTTGGGCGCTGCATCCCCGTTCAccgccttccgcttctctgcgtccctGAGTACGTTCGCGCGAGTATCTTGAAGCAAGTCAACGATGCAAAGCGCACGCTCCACGCGAAAAGCGAGGACGGAAACGACATAGACGACCGGCGCCAGGCGAAGGCGTTCCTCCTTGCAGTGCGCAACCGCAGCCTCGGATTTCTGCATGCAACTCTCATCTCGCTGctgtgcctcgcctgcgtcactCTCGACAGCCAGCTAACCAGCGATCGGCTCTACGGATGCTCGCCGCTCTTCACCGTGACAG GTCTTTTGTTGGCTGGCTACTTTGTGTGGGATTTCTTCGCCATCGTCCGCCACTGGCACGCCGACTCGCCGCAGTGGCTGCTTCACTGCGTGATTTCAGTCATCGCAGTGGGGAACCCTTTCTTTGTGCTccccggcgagccgccgatGCCGTTTTACGCagcgagcctcgcgctcttcgaGCTGAGCACGCCGTTCCTGGCGCTGCGCTACTTTCTGCTgaaggcctcgcctccggaggaaaagagaccggacggcgcgaaggccgcgccgcagccgctgttTTACCAGCTCCTCTCGGtagccttcttcctcgccttcttttgCGTCCGCATCGTCTGGGGCATCGGCTGTCTGTTTCCCGAGCTCTGGGTCCACCTCacaggcgccgaaggcgtgAGCTTCCGACCCTGGAGGAGGAACTTCTACCTCGTGGCCATGCCTATTTTTGCAGGCTTGAATCTGTATTGGCTCTTCATGATCGTCGTCAACGTGCTGCTTGCAAAAAAACGCACGAGAAAGTCCCCCGatgcgccaggcgccggcaAGGAGACATCCGCAGAGGCACAGACCgcccctgcgcccgccgctggaGAGCACACAACTaccgagggcggcgaaggcggaggcgagattcgctgcgctctcaggcctggcgacgcggcgcggatAGACTGA
- a CDS encoding COX19 cytochrome c oxidase assembly family protein (encoded by transcript BESB_012700), with protein MASLALYQQPGKPRPPAKGSFPIDHLGECTALEKSYLACLARRPLADVAGAGREASGSVSEAFAEAENRKWDHLPCRKFAQEYLQCRMQHNLMAPEDLSALGFKKSRKEENALCSDGAAAPSAAALALDFHPPSSDGSCCAPSPAPGAPAPRSYPVLTFTRSLLQPDLAARPRSEAPPSGLQPAGPGDGLSPRSGRGGGRGGGEAPAEEKKEKKKPRVLTKEDEGFVAGCGALRPYTERGFFGRILSRYSWSNGFFKALCENVQTALASPEK; from the coding sequence ATGGCGAGCTTGGCACTGTATCAGCAGCCAGGcaagccgcggccgccggcgaagggaAGCTTCCCTATCGATCACTTGGGTGAGTGCacggcgctggagaagagCTACCTGGCGtgtctggcgcggcggccgctcgctGATGTGGCTGGCGCCGGTCGGGAGGCCTCAGGCAGCGTCTCTGAAGCCTTCGCAGAAGCCGAGAACAGGAAGTGGGATCACCTGCCCTGCCGCAAATTCGCGCAGGAGTACCTCCAgtgccgcatgcagcacaACCTGATGGCTCCCGAGGacctctccgccctcggaTTCAAAAAAAGTCGGAAAGAGGAGAACGCACtgtgcagcgacggcgccgccgcgccctctgcagccgcgctggCTTTGGACTTTCACCCCCCCTCAAGCGATGGGAGTTGCTGCGCTCCCTCACCCGCGCCCGGCGCACCGGCGCCTCGGAGTTACCCTGTGCTGACCTTCACGCGGTCGCTGCTCCAGCCGGACCTGGCTGCGCGACCACGGTCGGAGGCGCCCCCCTCTGGGCTCCAGCCGGCGGGGCCCGGCGACGGGCTGTCCCCTCggagcgggcgcggggggggtcgcggggggggcgaggcgcccgcggaggaaaagaaggagaagaagaaacccCGTGTGCTCacgaaggaagacgaaggatTCGTCGCAGGCTGTGGTGCCCTCCGGCCCTACACGGAGCGAGGCTTCTTTGGGCGAATTCTGTCGCGCTACTCTTGGTCTAACGGGTTTTTCAAGGCCCTCTGCGAGAATGTCCAAACGGCCTTGGCTTCGCCCGAGAAGTAA
- a CDS encoding DNA-directed RNA polymerase III RPC9 (encoded by transcript BESB_012680), translating to MHVADPCAGVLTNLEVLALLRQQQRRLPSLQSLLLNHSSSSNTHAARESAPGDREGVSGATSAARADPAASDAPSVLRPEAVKTYLHQHMLNYTLQEYIQATCPYLSLLDTGPPQRLSSDKSPRGQRPRPGAGVQQKKPARAGDDKSHLQPGAEGPAGGRLSRSGSAAGGVAAPGATRGLQKLLGRRFFTCVGPCLEVLSLRYGLYQGELLQLLNLGASRPVEIYAMVEECAVRLSENDVNEILSVIQHYLVDHKTNPLPYALPVPAASRQASNPASPPLSYAYATGMLGSSGASAAAASSAPSANADGDDCEMEDSADSSAARSLGPDVGAHGASHAQSAFSAAASLSPRLLAATTGRGACEAPRSSLSGEPRTFLDALADSSEGSARLVSTSDYWDGAEAAPGADGEGEEREPQRGRKASKRASSSGRASRTRATRGSRKRGVSAGEAERAP from the exons ATGCACGTGGCAGACCCCTGCGCAGGGGTCCTTACGAACCTCGAAGTCCTGGCGTTGCttcggcagcagcagcgccgcctgccctcgctgcagtctcttctcctcaaccattcttcgtcttccaacacgcacgcggcgcgcgagtcggCACCAGGGGACCGGGAAGGTGTCTCCGGGGCgacttccgcggcgcgggcggacCCAGCCGCAAGCGATGCGCCCTCTGTGCTTCGCCCTGAAGCAGTCAAAACGTATCTCCACCAGCATATGCTGAACTACACCCTGCAGGAGTACATCCAGGCGACTTGCCCGTACCTCTCGCTTCTGGACACAGGGCCGCCTCAGCGACTGTCTTCAGATAAGAGCCCAAGAGGCCAGCGTCCGCGCCCCGGAGCCGGCGTTCAACAGAAGAAACCCGCCCGTGCGGGGGACGACAAGTCCCACCTCCAGCCAGGAGCCGAGGGACCCGCGGGCGGACGCCTGAGTCGCAGTGGTagcgcggctggcggggtGGCTGCGCCGGGCGCGACTCGAGGCCTGCAAAAGCTGCTCGGGAGGCGCTTCTTCACCTGCGTCGGACCGTGCCTGGAGGTGCTGAGTCTCCGCTACGGCCTCTACCAAGGCGAACTTCTTCAGTTACTCAATCTGGGGGCCTCGAGGCCTGTCGAAATCTACGCCATGGTAGAGGAATGCGCCGTACG GCTCTCGGAGAACGATGTTAACGAAATTCTATCCGTCATTCAACACTACTTGGTTGACCACAAAACCAACCCGCTTCCCTACGCCCTTCCAGTTCCAGCGGCTTCTCGCCAGGCGTCGAaccccgcgtctcctcctctgtcgtACGCGTACGCGACGGGCATGTtgggctccagcggcgcctctgcggctgcagcctcttcggcgccttctgcgaaCGCAGACGGTGACGACTGCGAGATGGAGGACTCCGCAGACAGCAGTGCAGCGCGTTCTCTTGGTCCAGACGTTGGAGCCCACGGTgcgtcgcacgcgcagagcgcgttttctgctgccgcgtctctctctccccgcctGCTTGCGGCTACTACGGGCCGGGGAGCCTGTGAGGCGCCCAGGAGCAGCCTGTCGGGCGAGCCGAGGACCTTCCTCGACGCGCTTGCAGACTCCTCCGAGGGCTCTGCACGCCTCGTCTCGACGTCCGATTACTgggacggcgccgaggccgcccctGGCGCAGAtggggagggcgaggagcgTGAACCCCAACGCGGTCGGAAGGCGTCCAAGCGAGCAAGCAGCTCGGGGCGTGCGTCACGCACGCGAGcaacgcgcggctcgcggaaGCGCGGAGTTTCGGCGGGAGAAGCCGAACGGGCGCCTTGA